The sequence AGGGCAGGCCCCTGCAGGGAATGGTGGCTGGGTTTGGGGGGCATGCAGCGAGAAGAGGGCACCAGGCAGGGCCCTGAAGCCCCGAGGGGTTTGGGGTGAATAGCACCCCATCCCACAGCCGGGGCtgggtgtccccgtgtcccctgtgccctgctcaggccccaggctgctgctgttgagCAACGTCCCGGCTTTGCTCGCCTCTTCCCGGCAGCGGTTTCCCGCGCTCTGGCCTGAGTAGGGGGAatggggccggggctgggggctcagccCGGCGCTCATTTCACTGcggggaggcaggagagggTCCGAGCCGGGGCTGGgagagcctcctgctgctgctgggcgaGACCGTTCCGGGCAACAGGCTTAGAGAGTGGCAAAGCGTGGGGGAATTAGGGAAATAATCTGTTGCTGTTGATCCCAGAGGCGGGAATTCGCAGCGTCGTGCCAGGCCCCAGGCACGGAAGAGGGGGAGAGCCGGGCCAGCGGACGCGTGAGCAGAGCTCCCGGCTGGAATGCACCAGCTCAGCACGGGATTGTCCTTCCTGGGCCAGGCGGGCGCCGCGCCGTGAGCCCGGGACGACCGCCTGGgccatggcagcagcagacacCCCCTCGGCCACCACCCTCCGGCGCCGCGACCTGTGCAGCCGCGGCATCCGCCTGGCCAGGAAGATGCGTGCGGACGTTGCCGACCTCCTGGACATCTACGTGAGTTCATCTCTGCCCGCGCCCCGAGGCTGCTGCCAGCGGGGTCTGGGTCTGACGCCGGGCGGCTGTGACGGGGCGCGGGGCCTCTGGCACGCGGCCGAGCCGCTGAGCTTTGGGACGAAATGCTGCCAACGCCTCCGCCTTGGGGTCTCAACACTGCGGATTGGTGCTGGGGTGAtcttctgcctttcagcagcTGCCCCCGTGCCCAAAATCATCACGGCtcggggtggcagcagggggctgctgaAGGTCCCTGTTTCTCCCGGCGCCGCTGAGCCCCGGCTGTGTTTTTCCCCGTGCAGGTGGAACGGCAGGGCCTGGACGCCTCGGTCAGCGTGGCGGCGGTGGAGGGGGTGCCGGCGGCAGCGGCGGAGCACTGGAGCGAGCAGACGGGGACGCAGCGGCTCCTGGACAACCTGGCGGCGTACCGGGCCTTCCGCGCGCTGCTGGCCCagatgctggaggagcagcGCGAGCAGCTGGGCGACGCCGACGCCGCGCTGGGCCGGGCGCTGGCGGCCGTCCTGCTGCAAGTCTCGGCCTTCGCCTACCACCtcgaggagctgctggagctggagagcCGCGGGCCCCCCGGTGACGAAGGGGACGggccccccgcgccccctcGCCTCAGCCTCTTCGAGCAGAAGCTGCggggcctgggggtgctgcGGGAGCTGGCCCAGTGGGCCGTGAGGTCCGTGAGGGACCTGCGGCAGctcgcccggcccggccccggcgctgGCTCAGCCCCTGGCCTGGCCGAGGGCCAGTGATGGCCACACGGGGTGTAGGGAGCCTGGGTTTGGTTAGGGTTTAGCAGGGGGGGTCCGTCCAGCAGGACTCCTTTCCCACCCCTGCCGAGGGCTGCTCACAGTCAcggggggttttggggtggggggcggACAGGGGGGAGCACGCCACTAACCCCAGAGCCCCCACGCTTTTGGTGCCGTTCCCTGGGGGCTCTTTTTCCCTGCAAGGGAAGCAGAGGCACGGGGAGGGAAGCCCTGGAAGGACAAGGCTCGGGATGAATCTGGCTCTGCGTTTTGGGTTTGCAGGGCCCAGAGGCTGTAATCCTTCGTGAGCAAGGACAGGGCTGGCCTGTGCCGTGAGACTTGCTTGGTTGCTGCCTCTGTTCATGGCTTGATGCTGCTTCACGAGGAGGGGAGCTGTGGTGGGGCTCTTATAGAGGCAAGGCGGGAGTAAAGGGATGTGAAAATAGCACCTGGTGAAAGGAATTGTAACCCTGTTTGCAAGACCCAAGGCTTTGTCCCCTTCAGGTGGttcatttccttccctgccGGCTGCTCCTGCCCAATTTGTGTTCTCTGTGCATTCAATTTCTGCTCTAACTGCAtggggagggggtggtgggggTTTGCGCAGGATGGCATTTCTCAACTGCTCCGACAATCCAGCAGAGAGCATCGGTTAACCGAGGGCTGACTTGGAAGACCCTCCACAAGGAGGCTGGTGCCTCCAGGCCACAATTAGGACTGGAGATGGCCTGGAGAAACGAACAGCCCCAACCTGCATCTCATACCCTGCGAAGGGAGCAGCCGGGAGGCTTCGCAGCTGCcttgggcttttatttttatttttatttttatttttttttttccttgatggcTGTgatggctgctggctgctgagcaAATAAAGTGCCTGGGAGATCTTCTGGGGAGCCGTGACTtcttggaggaggagggatggtAGGACCGAGCCTTGCCGGGCTCTCCGtgggctgccctgctcctgccccagccagcGCTTCTCTCCATGCCTGGGTGGCCTTGGGAGGGTCCTGAGGGTCCCTCC is a genomic window of Oxyura jamaicensis isolate SHBP4307 breed ruddy duck chromosome 5 unlocalized genomic scaffold, BPBGC_Ojam_1.0 oxy5_random_OJ106514, whole genome shotgun sequence containing:
- the LOC118157409 gene encoding ciliary neurotrophic factor-like, whose protein sequence is MAAADTPSATTLRRRDLCSRGIRLARKMRADVADLLDIYVERQGLDASVSVAAVEGVPAAAAEHWSEQTGTQRLLDNLAAYRAFRALLAQMLEEQREQLGDADAALGRALAAVLLQVSAFAYHLEELLELESRGPPGDEGDGPPAPPRLSLFEQKLRGLGVLRELAQWAVRSVRDLRQLARPGPGAGSAPGLAEGQ